GGCCGGAGCTTCAGGCTGTGTTCACAGCTGGAATACGGGCAGGAAAGCCTGCATTCACAGTGGAAGTAAGTAGTCATCCTAGGCGCTCAGACAGCGTCCTACAAGGTTCTGATCTGAGCGATTGGATGGTCCCACGTGAGGCCGGCGAGCTCTTCCGCTCTGCCGCACCTTTGGGGTGACGAGTGATTACTTTACGCACGCCCCCGGCCCTCTGGCAAAACGGGCTTGCAGTCCGGGCGTGTCGCCCGGAATCCCGCCGATCCTGCGCGAACGACCACCCGAGGATGGCCGCGAGAGGCCTCCTGGGAACCACGCAACCAGACGGCCTTTCCGCTGGCACGCGCTCAGTTCACGTGTTCAGGATGCGAGCTCACCCGGCCCTCGCGCTCGAGGGCCGTGATGGCCTCCATCTCGGCGTCGTCGAGCGTGAAGTCGAACACGTCGAAGTTCTCCGCCATGCGCTCACGCCGGTTCGACTTCGGGAAGACGATGAAGCCGCGCTGGAGGTGCCACCGGATCACGACCTGGGCAGGCGATCGCCCATGGGCCGCAGCGGCATCCGTCACCTCCTGGTGCTCGAGCAACGGGTACTTGCCCTGGCCGAGCGGTCCCCAGGCCTCGATCGCGATGCCATTCTCCTCGGCGAACTCGACGGTGGCGGGCTGCTGGTGCGCCGGATGCAGCTCGATCTGGTCGACCGCAGGCACCGTGCCGGTCTCGGCGAGCAGTCGTTCGAGGTGTGGAACGAGGAAGTTCGAGACGCCGATCGAGCGCACCCGGCCCGATGCCCTGAGCTCCTCGAACGCGCGCCACGTCTCGACATAGCGGTCGCGCGCCGGCGTCGGCCAGTGGATCAGGTAGAGGTCGACGTACTCGAGGCCGAGTCGCTCGAGGCTCGCGTCGAACGCATCGAACACCGATTGCGTGCCCTGATCGTCGTTCCACAGCTTCGTCGTGATGAAGAGCTGCTCGCGCGGGATCCCCGATTCGGCGATCGCCTTGCCGACCCCCGCTTCGTTGCCGTAGATGCGTGCGGTGTCGATGTGGCGGTAGCCGATCTCGAGCGCATCGGTCACGATGCGCTCGGTCTCGTCGGGATCGACCTTGAATACCCCGAAACCGAGCTGCGGGATCGAGTGGCCGTCGTTGAGCTGGATGCGAGGTACCGAGGCATGGGTCATGGAGTCATCCCATCACGGGAGCCTGCGCCACCGACAGGTCGGTTCGCTCCTCGCGAATCGTGACGCTGCGCCCGTTCGACACCGATGCGTGCCCGCCGATCTCAGCGGACGAACGCCTCCTCGGGCAGGAACGTGAGGACGAGGGCGGGTGCGCTCGTCATGAGGTTCACGAGGAAATGGGCGACGATGATCGGCATCAGGCGGCGCTGCCACAACACGATGAGTCCGGAGCCGACGCCCCAGACGAGATAGGCGACGAGGTACACGGGCACCGCGCCGGGAGTCGCGGCGTAGAAGACGTGCTGCACGGCGAAGACGATCGCCGGTACGAGCACCGCCACCGCGGCCGGCCAGCGACGCACCAGTCCGCCTTGCGAGTACCCCCGATAGACGAGTTCCTCGGCGGGCGCATTGAGGGGGGCGAACGTGAGGACGGAGACGATCGCGAGCGCCGCGATCAGC
The Agromyces albus DNA segment above includes these coding regions:
- a CDS encoding aldo/keto reductase; protein product: MTHASVPRIQLNDGHSIPQLGFGVFKVDPDETERIVTDALEIGYRHIDTARIYGNEAGVGKAIAESGIPREQLFITTKLWNDDQGTQSVFDAFDASLERLGLEYVDLYLIHWPTPARDRYVETWRAFEELRASGRVRSIGVSNFLVPHLERLLAETGTVPAVDQIELHPAHQQPATVEFAEENGIAIEAWGPLGQGKYPLLEHQEVTDAAAAHGRSPAQVVIRWHLQRGFIVFPKSNRRERMAENFDVFDFTLDDAEMEAITALEREGRVSSHPEHVN